In one window of Arthrobacter pascens DNA:
- a CDS encoding MFS transporter: MTEQEPASRGPAAAPDDVDTSVRSPEQRSRTFTGILVNTALANITTSYLWFALTFWVYLETRNVIATGVVGGAYMLLIALSSISFGTFVDRYRKLAVMRFAAGFTLVMFVLSGVMFLLTPIGWLLDLRQPWFWVFTLVILIGAVVENMRNIALSTTVSILIEPERRANANGLVGMVQGIMFIVTSVLSGLSVGLLGMGWTIVAALVLTVLAFAHLCTLRMPEEARPAATDAHGGFDLRGSLAAVLAVAGLFALILFSSFNNFIGGVYMALMDPYGLEMFPVELWGTFFALGSTGFIVGGALIGKFGLGSNPLRTMLMVVIVMGVLGAVFTLREWAWLYIAGIWLYLVLVPFVEAAEQTVIQQVVPLERQGRVFGFAMAFESAAAPITAFLIAPIAQVWIIPYARSAEGAAQLAPLLGEGTSRGIALIFLVAGIIMIAAAWVAFLTPVYRRVSSSYARSAAEATADSGSSSSG; this comes from the coding sequence ATGACCGAGCAGGAACCCGCCTCGCGCGGGCCCGCTGCCGCTCCCGACGACGTCGACACCTCCGTACGCAGTCCGGAGCAGCGGTCCCGCACCTTCACAGGAATCCTGGTGAACACCGCCCTAGCGAACATCACCACCAGCTATCTGTGGTTTGCCCTGACCTTCTGGGTGTACCTGGAGACGCGGAATGTGATCGCTACAGGCGTGGTCGGGGGTGCGTACATGCTGTTGATCGCGCTGTCCAGCATCAGCTTTGGAACCTTTGTGGACCGCTACCGCAAGCTGGCCGTGATGCGGTTTGCGGCCGGCTTCACCCTGGTGATGTTTGTTCTGTCCGGCGTCATGTTCCTGCTGACACCCATAGGCTGGCTGCTGGACCTGAGACAGCCGTGGTTCTGGGTCTTCACCCTGGTCATCCTCATTGGGGCGGTGGTGGAAAACATGCGCAATATCGCCCTGTCCACCACAGTGTCCATTCTCATCGAGCCGGAGCGGCGGGCTAACGCCAACGGGCTGGTGGGCATGGTGCAGGGAATCATGTTCATCGTCACGTCGGTGCTGTCCGGGCTCTCGGTTGGGCTGCTCGGCATGGGTTGGACCATTGTCGCCGCCCTGGTGCTTACGGTGCTTGCCTTCGCGCACCTGTGCACTCTGCGCATGCCGGAGGAAGCGCGCCCAGCAGCCACGGATGCGCACGGTGGGTTCGACTTGCGCGGCTCCCTTGCCGCAGTGTTGGCCGTTGCCGGGCTGTTCGCTCTCATCCTGTTTTCTTCGTTCAACAACTTCATCGGCGGCGTCTACATGGCGTTGATGGATCCCTACGGCCTGGAGATGTTCCCCGTGGAGCTGTGGGGGACATTCTTCGCGCTTGGCTCGACCGGGTTCATCGTGGGAGGCGCCCTGATCGGCAAGTTCGGGCTAGGGTCCAACCCGCTGCGGACCATGCTGATGGTAGTGATCGTGATGGGCGTCCTTGGTGCGGTCTTCACACTGCGCGAATGGGCGTGGCTGTACATTGCGGGGATCTGGCTTTACCTGGTTCTGGTTCCTTTTGTGGAGGCCGCGGAGCAGACAGTCATCCAGCAGGTTGTGCCACTGGAACGGCAGGGCCGGGTGTTCGGATTCGCCATGGCGTTCGAATCCGCGGCAGCTCCAATTACCGCGTTCCTGATCGCACCGATTGCCCAGGTCTGGATCATCCCGTACGCGCGGTCGGCTGAGGGCGCCGCCCAGTTGGCCCCCTTGCTCGGTGAGGGCACTTCCCGCGGCATTGCGCTGATCTTCCTGGTCGCCGGCATCATCATGATCGCGGCCGCTTGGGTGGCCTTCCTGACCCCGGTCTATCGCCGGGTGTCGTCGTCGTATGCACGGTCGGCTGCAGAGGCGACGGCGGACTCCGGCTCCTCGTCCTCCGGGTGA
- a CDS encoding MFS transporter, translated as MRPTAARQLRPRLTRRRPVRLEPAPQLLLASQLIFNIGFYAVVPFLAVAMRNDFGLGAMAIGIVLGARTFAQQGMFLFGGALADRWGARQSMITGCLVRIAGFLLLAWATDFPLFLIGAVITGIGGALFSPALQSLVGSAAQNGNSEKDRPADSTVHDESAHSRSERQHNVSTLFALAVVCGEVGVVVGPLLGSLLLHTGFDTSLMAGAAVFAVMALVFWLFLPKTHPQATKTSADLPDHSPTSGLWSCLREKRFIGFAAFFSINLLAANQLYFGLPVELERSGAGVQALAIVFAYASVLTITLQWPMARLMRKAGPKVALPLGFTLQSLGFASLAAMAIVPPPSELPILPAILLVTGLALGNMCVVPMAMGLVLEFAAGRPTGAYYGLLASAGGLAVVMGNAALAPLYELAYTPSVTAFAPWLLLSLLGATTATFIRRFIPKAPVRAAAGREFQTA; from the coding sequence ATGAGGCCGACGGCGGCGCGACAGTTGCGTCCGAGGCTCACCCGGCGACGTCCTGTCAGGCTTGAACCTGCGCCGCAGCTTCTGCTGGCCAGCCAACTCATCTTCAACATCGGCTTCTATGCGGTAGTGCCGTTCCTCGCGGTAGCCATGCGGAACGACTTCGGGCTGGGCGCGATGGCCATCGGAATCGTCCTTGGCGCGCGCACCTTCGCCCAGCAGGGAATGTTCCTTTTCGGCGGGGCACTTGCAGACCGGTGGGGAGCACGACAGTCGATGATCACGGGGTGCCTGGTACGGATTGCCGGCTTCCTGCTGCTGGCCTGGGCGACAGACTTTCCGCTATTCCTGATCGGCGCAGTCATCACGGGAATTGGCGGTGCACTTTTTTCGCCGGCCCTGCAAAGCCTCGTGGGTTCGGCCGCCCAGAACGGGAACAGTGAGAAAGACCGACCGGCGGATAGCACAGTGCACGACGAGTCCGCTCACAGCCGTTCCGAAAGGCAGCACAATGTATCCACGCTCTTTGCATTGGCTGTCGTCTGCGGCGAGGTAGGCGTGGTTGTCGGTCCGCTGTTGGGATCCCTTCTGCTCCATACCGGCTTTGACACCTCCCTGATGGCAGGGGCTGCTGTCTTTGCCGTGATGGCTCTGGTCTTTTGGCTGTTTCTCCCGAAGACCCACCCCCAGGCCACCAAAACTTCAGCCGACCTGCCCGACCATTCGCCGACGTCGGGCCTCTGGTCCTGCCTCAGGGAGAAAAGGTTCATCGGGTTCGCCGCCTTCTTCAGCATCAATCTCCTGGCGGCCAACCAGCTGTATTTCGGGCTTCCTGTGGAGCTGGAACGCAGCGGTGCGGGTGTCCAGGCCCTGGCGATAGTCTTTGCCTACGCATCAGTCCTGACCATCACGCTTCAATGGCCGATGGCCCGGCTCATGCGCAAAGCCGGACCGAAAGTTGCGCTTCCGCTGGGCTTCACATTGCAGTCCCTCGGCTTCGCGTCTCTCGCGGCCATGGCCATAGTCCCACCGCCCAGCGAGCTTCCGATCCTGCCGGCCATTTTGCTGGTGACAGGTCTTGCACTCGGCAACATGTGCGTTGTGCCCATGGCGATGGGACTGGTACTGGAGTTTGCGGCCGGGCGCCCCACTGGCGCGTACTACGGGTTGCTTGCAAGCGCGGGAGGGCTTGCCGTCGTCATGGGCAACGCGGCGCTCGCACCCCTCTACGAACTCGCCTACACGCCATCAGTCACCGCATTCGCTCCCTGGCTCCTCCTGTCCCTTCTCGGGGCGACAACGGCCACCTTCATTCGGCGTTTCATCCCCAAAGCTCCTGTCCGGGCTGCGGCTGGACGGGAATTCCAAACTGCCTGA
- a CDS encoding haloacid dehalogenase type II produces the protein MAFEFETKPKFVTFDMNGTLIKFAIADATRAVLGDRLPAEVADAYLQATKAYRIDECMGEYKPFRQIIANSMERASRRLGLEYREADAQAVYEIVPTWGPYPGVTEALNRLAEEVPLVIITNSDTADAARLSANLKAPFDVVISAEEMGMYKPRLGAFEYMFDKLGVTPDEIVHVSASPMYDLRSASILGIKNKVYVDRGFEQDEHWLGYERITDIAELPVLFGLPRPAAS, from the coding sequence ATGGCATTCGAATTCGAAACCAAGCCGAAGTTCGTGACGTTCGACATGAACGGAACACTGATCAAGTTCGCTATCGCGGACGCTACTCGTGCGGTCCTGGGCGACCGGCTGCCGGCCGAGGTTGCCGACGCGTACCTGCAGGCGACCAAGGCGTACCGCATCGACGAGTGCATGGGCGAATACAAGCCGTTCCGCCAGATCATCGCCAACTCCATGGAACGCGCCTCGCGCAGGCTCGGCCTTGAGTACCGCGAGGCCGACGCCCAGGCCGTCTACGAGATCGTCCCCACCTGGGGCCCGTACCCGGGTGTAACCGAAGCACTGAACCGCCTGGCTGAAGAAGTCCCGCTGGTCATCATCACGAACAGCGACACCGCGGATGCTGCACGCCTTTCAGCGAACCTCAAGGCCCCCTTCGACGTCGTCATCAGCGCAGAGGAAATGGGGATGTACAAGCCGCGCCTTGGTGCGTTTGAGTACATGTTCGACAAGCTGGGCGTGACGCCGGATGAGATTGTGCACGTCTCCGCGAGCCCGATGTACGACCTGCGCTCCGCGTCCATCCTGGGCATCAAGAACAAGGTGTATGTCGACCGCGGCTTCGAGCAGGACGAGCACTGGCTCGGCTACGAGCGGATCACCGACATCGCCGAGCTCCCCGTCCTCTTCGGTCTGCCGCGTCCCGCTGCCTCCTAA
- a CDS encoding RidA family protein, with the protein MSLPLPQTVKGASALERLQALGMELPVLADNAYYVDHRAVDSSIHIAGQLPYKDGVLLGTGVVGRDVDLETAQELARHCALNCLAAAVQGVGDLDRVRIVQMLVFVASGPDFGLQSKVANAASELLIEVLGENGRHARTAIGVAGLPLNTPVEIQMICTAV; encoded by the coding sequence ATGAGTCTGCCGCTACCTCAAACCGTAAAGGGCGCTTCGGCTTTGGAGCGGCTCCAGGCCCTCGGCATGGAGCTTCCCGTCCTTGCTGATAACGCGTACTACGTGGACCACCGGGCTGTGGATTCCAGCATCCACATCGCGGGCCAGCTGCCTTACAAAGACGGGGTTCTGCTGGGCACCGGCGTTGTGGGCCGGGACGTGGATCTGGAGACGGCACAGGAGCTCGCGCGCCATTGCGCGCTGAATTGCCTCGCTGCCGCTGTCCAGGGGGTGGGAGATCTGGACCGTGTCCGGATCGTGCAGATGCTGGTCTTCGTGGCCAGCGGGCCGGACTTTGGTCTGCAGTCGAAGGTCGCCAACGCGGCCAGTGAATTGCTCATCGAGGTGCTGGGAGAGAACGGACGGCACGCCCGCACAGCGATCGGTGTCGCAGGGCTGCCGCTGAACACTCCTGTCGAGATCCAGATGATCTGCACGGCCGTTTAG
- a CDS encoding alanine racemase, with amino-acid sequence MNRIQSALEALLERIDTPSPIVLADVMQENIDRMQAFADAQNLDVRPHVKTHKCVEIARRQVKAGAVGITAGNVGEAEVFAAAGFDDIFIAYPIWAAGTKGPRIRKLAETTRLRVGVDNLAAINALAHAMGDEPGLLQIVIEIDCGARRSGAAPEAAGDLALAARNRGLVPAGVFTYPGHGSAGPDARKRAAEDQDAALVTAVRSLSAVGITPAVVSAGSTPTVEFATNSVITEIRPGEYVFNDMNNTRLGACTEDQIALFVAGTVVSDWVPDQVILDIGTKALGREGSPEIGYGAIAGTNAVLSRLNEYHGFLPLHTVDFRPGVGTVLPVVPNHVCPVVVNFEEYIVTDSTGTTVERWPVDARGFLN; translated from the coding sequence GTGAACCGCATTCAATCAGCACTCGAGGCTCTCCTCGAGCGGATCGACACCCCCTCACCGATCGTGCTGGCCGACGTGATGCAGGAGAACATCGACCGCATGCAGGCCTTCGCCGACGCCCAGAACCTGGACGTTAGGCCACACGTCAAGACGCACAAGTGCGTAGAAATCGCCAGGCGCCAGGTCAAGGCCGGGGCGGTCGGGATTACTGCCGGCAACGTGGGTGAGGCCGAGGTCTTCGCCGCGGCCGGGTTCGATGACATCTTCATCGCCTACCCGATCTGGGCCGCCGGGACGAAAGGGCCGCGGATCCGCAAACTGGCCGAAACCACCCGGCTGCGGGTGGGTGTCGACAACCTCGCGGCGATCAACGCCCTCGCCCACGCGATGGGCGACGAACCCGGACTGCTGCAGATCGTCATTGAGATCGACTGCGGCGCCCGCCGTTCCGGCGCTGCCCCCGAGGCCGCAGGCGATCTCGCCCTCGCCGCGCGCAACCGCGGCCTCGTGCCAGCGGGTGTCTTCACCTATCCGGGCCACGGCAGCGCCGGACCGGACGCGCGCAAGCGTGCCGCCGAAGACCAGGACGCCGCCCTCGTCACGGCGGTGCGCAGCCTCAGCGCAGTGGGGATCACTCCGGCGGTGGTCAGCGCCGGCTCCACACCCACAGTGGAGTTCGCCACCAACAGCGTCATCACCGAGATCAGGCCCGGCGAATACGTGTTCAACGACATGAACAACACCAGGCTCGGTGCCTGCACCGAGGACCAGATCGCACTGTTCGTCGCCGGCACAGTGGTCAGCGATTGGGTCCCTGATCAGGTCATCCTCGACATCGGCACCAAAGCCCTCGGCCGCGAAGGCAGCCCCGAGATCGGCTACGGCGCCATTGCAGGCACCAACGCCGTCCTGTCCAGGCTCAACGAATACCACGGATTCCTCCCCCTGCACACAGTGGACTTCCGCCCGGGCGTCGGCACGGTGCTCCCGGTGGTCCCCAACCATGTCTGCCCGGTGGTGGTCAATTTCGAGGAGTACATCGTCACCGACAGCACGGGCACCACCGTGGAACGGTGGCCTGTCGACGCCCGCGGATTCCTCAACTGA
- a CDS encoding SDR family NAD(P)-dependent oxidoreductase codes for MRLDKTTALVTGANSGIGRAVCSHFRNEGARLLLTGRREHPDSAQPDDLYVPGDLNDEAFVESLAREAAETFGTVDVVVLNHGLQVSGPLTEMAYEDAKNVLHSNLLSSFLVMKHFAPLMPATGGSFVLVSSRLGMVGKPDEVLYSAAKGGLIMLAKGAAIEWASRNIRVNIVAPGLTATPIIEASIQRREDPEAYRAHREGQIPLQRLATPEEIADAILFMASKESSYITGAVLPVDGGYTAA; via the coding sequence ATGAGACTTGATAAGACCACGGCCCTGGTCACCGGAGCCAACAGCGGAATCGGACGGGCAGTATGTTCCCACTTCCGTAACGAAGGTGCCCGATTGCTGCTCACCGGCCGCAGGGAGCACCCCGACAGCGCCCAGCCCGATGACCTTTACGTTCCCGGAGACCTCAATGACGAAGCGTTCGTTGAAAGCCTGGCCCGGGAGGCCGCCGAAACCTTCGGCACCGTGGACGTCGTCGTCCTCAACCACGGCCTGCAGGTCAGCGGCCCGCTGACGGAGATGGCCTACGAGGATGCGAAGAACGTGCTGCACAGCAACCTGCTCAGCTCCTTCCTGGTGATGAAGCACTTCGCGCCACTGATGCCCGCCACGGGTGGCTCGTTCGTCCTCGTCAGCTCACGCCTGGGCATGGTCGGCAAGCCCGACGAAGTCCTGTACTCCGCGGCCAAGGGCGGCCTGATCATGCTCGCCAAAGGTGCCGCGATCGAATGGGCCTCACGCAACATCCGCGTCAACATCGTGGCACCGGGCCTGACCGCAACCCCCATCATCGAAGCATCAATCCAGCGCAGGGAAGACCCCGAAGCCTACCGCGCCCACCGCGAAGGCCAGATCCCGCTCCAGCGCCTCGCCACCCCCGAAGAGATCGCCGACGCCATCCTCTTCATGGCGTCGAAGGAATCCTCCTACATCACCGGAGCGGTCCTGCCCGTCGACGGCGGATACACCGCCGCCTGA
- a CDS encoding NAD(P)/FAD-dependent oxidoreductase, whose amino-acid sequence MTALAASPRNGNLGFWMSGLADTRPTYPRFTGQDAVDLAIVGGGYTGLWAAYFAKKLDPSLKVAVFEAEQIGYGASGRNGGWLSAMPPGNRATFARASGGGLDASIALQQEFVAGVDSVLDILQAEGIDADQHKGGALVAAHTKAGQGRLVARRDTDWKYGLSEDDVHLLDRDEFQSKINISTVHGGLFNKHCARFHPAKLVYGLADTLTSMGVSIYEGSRVDSVDGKVLSLGNGRVSAAKTFICTEGYSGPLLGSRTLIPINSSMIVTKPLSDEAWEQIGWNGLQCLSDSAHTFIYSQRTADGRITMGGRGVPYRYGSGTGGAGSTPQSTIDLISTKLRSFFPGIEFEVDHAWSGVLGVTRDWNGGVHWDQASGIGSSTGYAGHGVTAAYVGGRTLAELAFEQETERTTLPWVGYRARNWEPEPIRWLGVHGMYRLFGLADQWEERRDSTKTSLLAKFGSRLAGLHE is encoded by the coding sequence ATGACAGCGCTTGCGGCATCACCCCGAAATGGAAATCTTGGCTTCTGGATGTCCGGACTCGCGGACACCAGGCCCACCTACCCCCGCTTTACCGGTCAGGACGCTGTAGACCTGGCAATTGTCGGTGGCGGCTACACCGGCCTATGGGCCGCGTACTTCGCCAAGAAACTCGACCCGTCACTCAAGGTTGCTGTGTTTGAGGCAGAACAGATCGGCTACGGTGCCTCCGGGCGGAACGGCGGCTGGCTCTCAGCAATGCCCCCGGGAAACCGGGCCACCTTCGCCCGCGCATCCGGCGGCGGGCTGGACGCCAGCATTGCATTGCAGCAGGAGTTTGTCGCCGGCGTCGATTCCGTCCTGGATATTCTCCAGGCCGAGGGCATCGATGCGGATCAGCACAAGGGCGGCGCGCTGGTCGCTGCCCACACCAAGGCCGGGCAGGGCCGGCTCGTGGCCAGGCGTGACACCGACTGGAAGTACGGGCTGAGCGAAGACGATGTCCATTTGCTTGACCGGGACGAGTTCCAGAGCAAGATCAACATCTCCACCGTCCACGGCGGGCTCTTCAACAAGCATTGCGCCCGGTTCCACCCCGCGAAACTTGTCTACGGTCTCGCTGACACCCTAACCTCCATGGGGGTGAGCATTTACGAGGGCAGCCGGGTGGACAGTGTCGACGGCAAGGTCCTTTCCTTAGGGAACGGACGCGTCTCCGCTGCCAAGACGTTCATCTGCACGGAAGGCTATTCGGGACCACTGCTTGGCAGCAGGACCCTAATACCGATCAACTCCTCGATGATCGTGACCAAACCGCTGTCCGACGAGGCATGGGAGCAGATCGGCTGGAACGGGCTCCAGTGCCTCAGCGACTCCGCACACACATTCATCTATTCGCAGCGAACAGCCGACGGCAGAATCACCATGGGCGGACGGGGGGTCCCCTACCGCTACGGCTCAGGCACAGGAGGCGCCGGTTCAACACCCCAGTCCACCATTGACCTGATCTCCACAAAGCTTCGCTCCTTCTTCCCCGGTATCGAATTCGAAGTGGATCACGCCTGGTCCGGAGTCCTCGGCGTTACCCGTGACTGGAACGGCGGCGTGCACTGGGATCAGGCGTCCGGGATCGGATCGTCCACCGGCTACGCCGGACACGGCGTCACGGCAGCCTATGTCGGCGGCAGAACCCTCGCGGAGCTCGCCTTCGAGCAGGAAACCGAACGGACGACACTCCCCTGGGTCGGCTACCGCGCACGGAACTGGGAACCTGAACCCATCCGCTGGCTCGGTGTCCACGGCATGTACCGGCTCTTCGGACTTGCCGACCAATGGGAAGAACGCAGGGACTCCACCAAGACCTCACTCCTGGCCAAATTCGGCAGCAGACTCGCCGGACTACACGAATAA
- the solA gene encoding N-methyl-L-tryptophan oxidase — protein sequence MDGKLAVIGLGSIGSMALWQVSHMTDSVIGFEAQSPAHGRSAVGGDTRLFRMIYLGNPDLYPILERSRDLWAELEAETGQDIFTRCGGLSIGTADGLYIRSLLETTRTNGAAHEILSHEEMAERYPQHNLRPDDCAIYDPNAGVLRTDRAVTAAIAAAQANGATVHTNTPIDSITETDDGVVITSGDTSWTFENVIVSSGGWSRRLMPDYLKAATQTKRVFLTWFVAHDAAQFTPEKFPTFNRMYEDRSMYGAPAVDGVTVKATLDGRGTVTPDPDGFPRELSTAEIAETIETVSEFIPGLIPTIVRSDAFPDLYTRDRSPLLGWFSESSRIYCATGFSGGGFKNATGYGHIAAHEALGKQTLEGLEFVRPERFKTGTSTPL from the coding sequence ATGGACGGAAAACTTGCTGTCATCGGCCTGGGCAGCATCGGAAGCATGGCTTTGTGGCAGGTTTCGCATATGACCGACTCCGTCATCGGATTCGAGGCGCAGTCACCCGCTCACGGCAGAAGCGCCGTGGGCGGCGACACCCGCCTATTCCGCATGATCTACCTCGGCAACCCCGACCTCTACCCCATCCTGGAACGGTCGCGCGATCTCTGGGCTGAATTGGAAGCAGAAACCGGACAGGACATCTTCACACGCTGCGGCGGCCTGTCCATCGGCACCGCCGACGGCCTGTACATCCGAAGCCTCCTGGAAACCACCCGAACCAACGGGGCGGCCCACGAAATCCTCAGTCACGAGGAGATGGCAGAACGCTACCCGCAGCACAACCTCCGCCCTGATGACTGCGCCATCTACGACCCGAATGCCGGAGTCCTACGCACCGACCGCGCCGTCACTGCCGCCATCGCCGCAGCCCAGGCCAACGGCGCAACCGTACACACCAACACCCCGATCGACAGCATCACCGAAACCGACGACGGCGTTGTCATCACCTCCGGAGACACCTCCTGGACCTTCGAAAACGTCATCGTCTCCTCCGGCGGCTGGTCACGGCGGCTTATGCCCGACTACCTCAAAGCCGCAACGCAGACAAAGCGCGTCTTCCTGACCTGGTTTGTTGCCCACGACGCAGCCCAGTTCACCCCGGAAAAGTTCCCCACGTTCAACCGGATGTACGAGGACCGATCAATGTACGGGGCACCCGCCGTCGACGGCGTCACAGTCAAAGCCACCCTTGACGGCCGCGGCACAGTAACACCGGACCCCGACGGTTTCCCCAGGGAACTCTCAACAGCCGAAATCGCCGAGACCATCGAAACGGTCTCTGAATTCATCCCAGGCCTGATCCCGACGATCGTCCGCTCGGACGCCTTCCCGGACCTCTACACACGGGACCGGAGTCCGCTTTTGGGCTGGTTCAGCGAGTCAAGCAGGATCTACTGCGCCACCGGATTCTCCGGAGGCGGATTCAAGAATGCCACGGGCTACGGCCACATTGCCGCACACGAAGCCCTCGGCAAACAGACCTTGGAGGGGCTGGAATTCGTACGCCCGGAACGGTTCAAGACAGGTACAAGTACACCGCTCTAA
- a CDS encoding GntR family transcriptional regulator, whose amino-acid sequence MRSMEAPEGLFALEGRPTAQLIADQLREQILQGFIRPGQQINESLLARQLNKSRGPLREALQRLCQEGLLISRRNHGVFVLEVEAHDIKEIYEVREFVESAAASRLLDDSPKQIRAGCEALKEIVGEMAKQVAAPDWQTIARLDMKFHSALVAGMGNSRFIRLYKTLAAESRMCIPYLEACYPNVDVLVQEHQNILDLLEAGDRQGLLKEIKWHMQKAIQDLTNTLQD is encoded by the coding sequence ATGAGGTCAATGGAGGCCCCCGAAGGACTTTTTGCACTGGAAGGGAGACCGACGGCGCAGCTGATCGCAGATCAGCTGCGCGAACAAATCCTCCAAGGGTTCATCCGCCCGGGGCAACAAATCAACGAGTCCCTCCTGGCGCGCCAGCTAAACAAGTCGCGTGGTCCTCTCCGGGAAGCACTACAGCGCTTGTGCCAGGAAGGGCTCCTCATCAGTAGGCGCAACCACGGAGTGTTTGTCCTCGAAGTTGAAGCACATGACATTAAGGAAATCTACGAGGTTCGCGAGTTCGTCGAATCCGCCGCAGCAAGCAGGCTGCTGGATGACAGCCCCAAGCAGATAAGAGCCGGCTGCGAAGCGTTGAAGGAAATTGTGGGCGAAATGGCGAAGCAGGTGGCCGCGCCAGACTGGCAGACGATTGCGCGGCTTGACATGAAGTTCCACTCAGCCCTCGTAGCCGGCATGGGAAATTCTCGTTTTATCCGCCTCTACAAGACGCTGGCGGCCGAATCAAGAATGTGTATCCCCTACCTGGAAGCCTGCTACCCGAACGTCGACGTTCTGGTACAGGAACACCAAAACATCCTGGACCTGTTGGAGGCAGGCGACAGGCAGGGCCTCCTCAAGGAAATCAAATGGCATATGCAAAAAGCCATCCAGGACCTCACCAACACTTTGCAGGACTAG
- a CDS encoding GntR family transcriptional regulator → MDGKFKWQEQRTTTPDGVYRVLRTAILDGTVPPGEQLRETHIAADLGISRSPLREALTKLEEEGLVVKIPFRGSFVVEVSARDVAEIASIRLLVEPYAAELSAAALRGPERLRLKQTIEELYRATDTNDIPASIDAHLRFHRLFYEFSGNAALQALWNGWENKLRLYFAVDHPTYSDLHEIAVEHERLAELALEGDIDAFRQEMAGQFQNALSAESPKQK, encoded by the coding sequence ATGGACGGCAAGTTCAAGTGGCAAGAACAGCGGACGACGACGCCGGACGGTGTCTACCGCGTGCTGCGTACAGCGATCCTGGACGGAACTGTGCCTCCAGGGGAACAGCTGCGCGAGACGCACATCGCTGCCGATCTCGGAATCAGTCGGTCCCCGCTACGTGAGGCGCTGACCAAGCTTGAGGAGGAAGGGCTGGTCGTGAAGATCCCCTTCCGGGGATCCTTCGTTGTCGAGGTTAGTGCCCGCGACGTCGCCGAGATCGCATCAATCCGTTTACTTGTGGAGCCTTATGCTGCTGAACTCTCGGCAGCAGCGTTGCGCGGTCCTGAACGGCTGCGGCTGAAGCAAACCATCGAGGAACTGTACCGGGCCACGGACACCAACGATATCCCGGCCAGCATTGACGCCCACCTTCGCTTTCACCGGCTCTTCTATGAATTCTCGGGGAACGCCGCGCTCCAGGCTCTTTGGAACGGTTGGGAGAACAAGCTGCGACTCTACTTCGCGGTGGACCACCCTACATACAGTGATCTCCATGAAATCGCTGTTGAGCACGAGAGATTGGCTGAACTGGCGTTGGAAGGTGACATTGATGCCTTCCGTCAGGAGATGGCCGGTCAGTTCCAGAATGCGCTCAGCGCCGAAAGTCCAAAGCAAAAGTAG